A single genomic interval of Hippea jasoniae harbors:
- a CDS encoding prepilin-type N-terminal cleavage/methylation domain-containing protein — protein sequence MKGVLKSRGGFTLIELAIVLIIIGLILGAVLKGRDLIESAKIKKVYTNFVEGWILAVENYQDRTGQLLGDGTANGGTADNPDGVFDNINLAATTTVEDKLKAVGLEPPTTNTNNPGSYFINAKYTRSTMTAWLYNLHSYIDNRNYNAIYITGMPTDVAIALDTIIDGSANPSTGLFRRYHDDYTGADGTHNTWPNASTTATVNVMYIYK from the coding sequence ATGAAGGGTGTTCTAAAGAGCAGGGGTGGATTTACACTCATTGAACTGGCTATTGTATTAATCATCATAGGTTTGATCTTGGGAGCTGTTTTAAAAGGAAGGGATTTAATAGAAAGTGCTAAAATTAAAAAAGTTTATACCAATTTTGTAGAAGGATGGATTTTAGCTGTGGAAAATTACCAAGATAGAACGGGACAACTGTTAGGTGATGGAACTGCTAATGGAGGAACAGCGGATAATCCAGATGGAGTATTTGATAATATTAATTTAGCTGCAACAACTACAGTTGAAGATAAATTAAAGGCAGTTGGTTTGGAGCCGCCGACAACAAATACAAATAACCCCGGCTCTTATTTTATTAATGCAAAATACACAAGATCAACTATGACTGCATGGTTATATAATCTGCATAGCTATATTGATAATAGAAACTATAATGCCATTTATATAACAGGTATGCCTACAGATGTAGCTATAGCATTGGATACTATTATAGACGGCAGTGCTAATCCTAGCACTGGGTTATTTAGACGCTATCACGATGACTATACAGGAGCTGATGGAACTCATAACACATGGCCAAATGCATCAACTACAGCAACGGTTAATGTGATGTATATCTACAAATAG